A stretch of DNA from Basfia succiniciproducens:
TCTTTAATCATTACATCAATCGCCGCACCGGCCAAATGCCCGGATTTTAACGCATCCAACAATGCCTGTTCGTCCACTAAAGGACCTCTGCCGGTATTGATTAAAAACGCACCTTTTTTGAAAAGCGACAAAGTTTCTTTGTTAATCAGGTTTGTTGTGTGTTCCGTTAGCGGGCAGTGCAACGTGACGATATCCGCCTGTTTCAGTACCTCATCAAAAGGCGTATAACCTTCACGGCAGGACTGCGCGTTCCGATGTTCCGCATAAAGTACTTTCATACCAAGTGCGCTTGCCAAACGTCCGACTTCAGTCCCTAAACAACCCTTTCCTACCACACCCAACACCGAGCCGCGAATATCCGTGATCGGGTAATCAAAATAACAGAACTGTTTAGACTCGCCCCATTTCCCATCCAACTGATCCCGATACCAACCGGCAAGGCTGTGTTTTAATGAAAATATTAACCCTAACACATGTTCCGGTACGGTTACCGATGAATAGCCGGCAACATTTTTAACCCTAATGCCCAATTCTTTTGCAGCGATAAGATCAATGTTATTTGTGCCCGTTGCCGTTAATGCGATTAATTTTAACTTAGGCAATTGTTCCATCACTTCGCGGGAAAAAATAACTTTGCTGGTAACCACAATATCCGCATCCTTTGCCCGTTCCACTGTTTGTTCCGCACCGGTATAAGGATAATCAATCCATTCGTGATCAAAATCAGGACGTGGAATCGGCAAATGAGGAGGAAGCGCCGTGCTGTCTAAGAAAACAATTTTCATAAAAGCTCCTTGTTTAGGTAAATAAAGTTCGTCTTTAATATGAGAAATAGCATACAAAAAAAGTGCGGTAAAAACTACCGCACTTTTCATCATTCAATGAAATTATTTCGAGGTATCTAATTGTGGAAATGATTTAACCAAATCGTCTAACGCTTTCATTTGACTGACAAAACCTTCCAATACGGATAACGGCAATGCGGAAGGACCGTCGCATTTAGCATTATTCGGATCCGGATGAGCCTCTAAAAACAAGCCGGCAATTCCCACCGCTAAGCCCGCACGGGCAAGTTCGGTTACTTGATCGCGACGACCGCCGGAAGCCGCCCCAAAAGGATCGCGGCATTGTAACGAATGGGTGACGTCAAAAATAACCGGCGCTCCTTTCGATACTTTTTTCATCACACCGAAACCGAGCATATCCACTACTAAATTGTCATAGCCAAA
This window harbors:
- a CDS encoding 2-hydroxyacid dehydrogenase, yielding MKIVFLDSTALPPHLPIPRPDFDHEWIDYPYTGAEQTVERAKDADIVVTSKVIFSREVMEQLPKLKLIALTATGTNNIDLIAAKELGIRVKNVAGYSSVTVPEHVLGLIFSLKHSLAGWYRDQLDGKWGESKQFCYFDYPITDIRGSVLGVVGKGCLGTEVGRLASALGMKVLYAEHRNAQSCREGYTPFDEVLKQADIVTLHCPLTEHTTNLINKETLSLFKKGAFLINTGRGPLVDEQALLDALKSGHLAGAAIDVMIKEPPEKDNPLIVAAKTMPNLLITPHIAWASDSAVTTLVNKVRDNIEEFVATGK